Proteins co-encoded in one Bemisia tabaci chromosome 9, PGI_BMITA_v3 genomic window:
- the LOC109038180 gene encoding uncharacterized protein, translated as MKAERIFQIGDTKHSRISSACELQKSNFSEKFDQNATKNGRGDNAQIIPAKESGTVRHKERRRKESFRRGERRDDASVKVVPLHINDVIDALKYCQRGSLTAVKQNYSRRKLGKFSVERISGKHRRFQNQEEMSEIDGQFNRDAESLVSDFVQELNIRYIKKCESEVRKGKIKCRKTLGRQQPKKWPRYKEKKLCERNTRVKKITSYQGSDDVSSLTMLSYLPFDQNAGSRVGKYSRRKIRNKHSKMGSIYRVGDVETSSDVTSRRRRRRIQSKSYNVYKENDTCDHLKLNNHARGIYRSKSQESTYKVRHPRQKRLRKNRLITHHRDPKLRSRRSQLSVPTSEQEDLDSCEPIGNRRHSNQQERLEKESDVRGTLEENTISDWNREATAKAEIFERLSGRDRKNFNNSLANLSGRDSKEDSIPLYNPFLNSSFNYARGGSQDTPTQNNYEKSILGQSNSRKEDRDLSDTGCLARARMDEINSDMTNQFKFEVNLEKNFQMNGQVSLPRDSDTSLIQQNSKIDVKIETSQIKIQKGPGISHIRNGEDSEKTSGPVDSFSVSKIPSDTFNKRYRKNRLNGNFGILSRISVPDFHQKEVFTTKNFRRPQQNKNQQTQNENNRSSNDPLKNIMLTQLVRQNSGMSLQKEGKVDIKKRYLLGKLSSDTVSKPKNAPAGCTNKIPNSASHHFEGFGSMASRLSEEEGSDSSLSESVIVQTMNRKQSKINERESGLALRDVNHGGNERDGSTGVDVNDQRSSSFQEHTLKHRTCFHQHTEWQHDCFKESPKNERVWSENEPKDGSFKTLPKKCAVASCNKHAVIDITEALEQSKQNDCKSKIDRKPKTCSHKKPVESTSSHKTCLSCTAPLTNQNSKTQPCNSAKRSIPSDTFPLTDDFPGHLEDVPYFRSPSQEDFQQYISRMQPCISAKTTQPPLVSKKVPYPACQEC; from the exons ATGAAAGCTGAAAGGATCTTTCAGATTGGTGACACTAAACATTCGAGGATTTCAAGTGCTTGTGAGTTACAGAAGTCAAATTTCAGTGAGAAATTTGACCAAAATGCTACTAAGAATGGCAGGGGAGATAACGCACAGATCATTCCTGCAAAGGAATCGGGAACTGTTCGGCACAAGGAGAGGAGAAGGAAGGAAAGCTTCAGGAGAGGGGAGAGGAGGGATGATGCTAGTGTGAAAGTGGTTCCTCTTCATATCAATGATGTGATAGATGCCTTGAAATACTGTCAGAGAGGCTCTTTGACTGCTGTTAAGCAGAATTACAGCAGGCGGAAACTAGGGAAGTTCAGTGTAG AAAGAATTTCTGGGAAGCACAGGAGATTTCAAAACCAAGAAGAAATGTCAGAAATTGATGGTCAATTCAACAGGGATGCCGAGAGCTTGGTCAGTGATTTTGTCCAAGAACTGAACATTAGATACATTAAAAAATGTGAATCTGAAGTAAGGAAAGGCAAAATTAAGTGTAGGAAAACATTAGGACGCCAACAGCCAAAAAAGTGGCCCaggtataaagaaaaaaaattatgcgagAGAAATACTagggtaaaaaaaataacttcatATCAGGGCAGTGATGACGTAAGTTCACTGACTATGCTTTCTTATTTGCCCTTCGACCAAAATGCCGGCTCAAGAGTGGGGAAATATTCTcgcagaaaaattaggaataaaCACTCAAAAATGGGATCAATATACAGGGTGGGAGATGTCGAGACTTCATCAGATGTTACCTCcaggaggagaagaaggaggatTCAAAGCAAGTCCTACAATGTTTACAAAGAAAATGACACTTGCGACCATTTAAAACTGAATAATCATGCACGAGGGATCTACCGTTCCAAGTCACAGGAAAGCACGTACAAAGTGAGACATCCACGACAAAAAAGACTGCGGAAAAACCGACTTATAACTCATCATAGAGATCCAAAACTTCGTAGCAGGAGGTCGCAACTTTCTGTGCCAACTTCAGAGCAAGAAGATTTAGACTCTTGTGAGCCCATAGGAAACAGACGACATAGCAATCAACAAGAAAGACTGGAAAAAGAGAGTGATGTAAGAGGTACATTGGAAGAAAACACAATATCTGATTGGAATAGAGAAGCTACGGCTAAAGCTGAGATTTTCGAAAGATTATCTGGTCGGGATAGGAAAAACTTCAATAACAGCTTAGCAAATTTATCTGGGAGAGATTCCAAAGAAGATTCGATACCATTATATAACCCATTTCTCAATTCATCCTTTAACTATGCACGAGGGGGTAGTCAAGACACTCCCACTCAAAATAATTATGAGAAAAGTATTCTAGGTCAGTCAAACAGCAGAAAAGAAGATAGGGATTTGAGTGATACTGGCTGCTTGGCGAGAGCAAGAATGGATGAAATCAACTCAGACATGACAAatcaattcaaatttgaagtGAATCTCGAGAAAAACTTCCAGATGAATGGGCAAGTGTCACTCCCAAGGGATTCTGATACGAGTTTAATCCAGCAGAATTCGAAAATCGATGTCAAAATTGAAACAAGCcagataaaaatacaaaaaggaCCTGGGATTTCTCACATTCGGAATGGAGAAGACTCTGAAAAAACTAGCGGCCCAGTAGACAGCTTCTCTGTCAGCAAGATTCCATCCGACACATTCAACAAGAG ATACAGGAAGAACAGACTTAATGGGAACTTTGGCATCCTCAGCCGAATCAGCGTCCCGGACTTCCATCAAAAAGAGGTGTTCACAACCAAGAACTTCAGGAGGcctcaacaaaacaaaaaccaacaaacacaaaatgaaaACAACAGATCCTCAAATGATCCACTAAAAAATATAATGCTAACGCAGCTCGTGAGACAGAATTCTGGTATGTCCCTACAAAAAGAAGGCAAGGTTGACATAAAAAAGCGGTATCTTTTGGGAAAACTGAGTTCCGACACTGTCTCTAAACCCAAAAATGCTCCCGCTGGCTGCACCAACAAGATACCAAACTCAGCTTCTCATCACTTCGAAGGGTTCGGAAGTATGGCCAGCAGATTGTCTGAGGAAGAAGGGTCAGACTCCAGTTTAAGTGAATCCGTTATAGTTCAAACGATGAACCGGAAACAAAGCAAAATTAATGAGAGGGAAAGCGGCTTGGCCCTAAGGGACGTCAATCATGGTGGCAATGAAAGAGATGGATCAACTGGTGTGGATGTAAACGATCAGCGCTCAAGCAGCTTTCAGGAACATACACTTAAACATAGAACCTGCTTCCATCAACATACAGAATGGCAGCATGATTGTTTCAAAGAATCTCCGAAAAACGAAAGAGTTTGGAGTGAGAATGAGCCCAAGGATGGCAGCTTTAAAACACTTCCGAAAAAATGTGCTGTTGCCAGCTGCAACAAACACGCAGTTATCGATATCACAGAAGCCCTAGAGCAGAGCAAACAAAACGATTGCAAATCAAAAATCGATAGAAAGCCTAAAACTTGTTCCCATAAAAAACCTGTCGAAAGCACCTCAAGTCACAAAACATGCTTATCATGCACTGCACCTCTGACAAACCAAAACTCAAAAACTCAGCCTTGCAACAGTGCAAAGCGCTCGATTCCCTCAGATACCTTCCCTTTAACCGATGACTTTCCAGGCCACTTAGAAGATGTCCCGTATTTCCGCTCTCCAAGTCAAGAGGATTTCCAGCAGTATATCAGTCGGATGCAACCCTGCATCAGTGCGAAAACAACCCAGCCACCACTTGTCAGCAAAAAAGTACCATACCCTGCCTGCCAGGAGTGTTAG
- the LOC109038179 gene encoding uncharacterized protein isoform X2: MSRELGNLGERGTDGLPGERGMPGAPGLPGPMGPKGDTGRPGEPGLPGMKGHKGDRGFDGVPGLVGAPGKIGDAGPPGLPGPQGFQGLPGKAGEPGLPGREGEIGRPGQPGLPGLKGDKGIPGETVMGPPGNQGPKGDAGLPGVNGQPGLPGLKGDKGHSGIPGLPGPRGIQGLTGEKGETGSPGLPGLQGFAGVPGSKGHQGLPGLPGEKGERGDTGFRGENGIPGPEGRPGQTGPPGIPGLIGKNGFPGLPGQKGDHGEPGRIGSPGPPGLPGMTGPAGPKGHPGLPGLQGRPGERGMPGYPGEKGSKGHQGLPGITGPTGPPGSRGYPGEQGQAGKPGQDGLSGAQGFPGTPGLKGEKGVAGNPGLPGLKGDLGYQGLPGAPGNPGTAGLPGLQGAPGLQGPSGLPGERGLPGETGLPGIAGLPGPKGHQGLPGTQGIKGDKGDLGLTGEKGHKGLIGPQGLPGSQGLRGEKGDTGQPGLPGKPGERGDQGPRGHPGKNGEQGALGPQGLPGQPGLEGRRGLPGPPGTPGPPGPVGEPGICDMGALVSYITQGQTKGPASPPDYNDDSPYTDYDGEKVQNTIAWIKNSSPAQKKQKMRDGTKEAPALTCKELARLHPNLQNGLFWIDPNGWDTDDSILVLCDFQKGATCVIPSPNETASISLLQGGSQNWLVDAIGGTQMSYKVDRKQLEALQSLSSEAAQNIFIFGNAKNHQINRTEQFSKPISLLGYNDAVISPKNSKFLRYQITESQAQVGIPSQIDIRYSTTRTERLPVMDMELGDLVTWSEKVVVKFGPACFH; encoded by the exons GAAACCTTGGAGAGAGAGGTACAGATGGTCTACCTGGAGAGCGAGGAATGCCTGGCGCGCCTGGTCTTCCTGGGCCAATGGGACCAAAG GGAGACACGGGGAGACCAGGAGAACCTGGTTTACCAGGGATGAAGGGTCACAAGGGTGATAGAGGATTCGATGGCGTGCCTGGCTTGGTCGGAGCACCGGGAAAAATTGGAGATGCTGGACCACCAGGTCTTCCAGGACCACAGGGTTTCCAA GGTCTGCCGGGGAAGGCGGGAGAGCCTGGACTTCCAGGCAGAGAAGGAGAAATTGGAAGACCGGGACAGCCAGGATTACCAGGACTGAAAGGAGACAAGGGTATTCCAGGCGAGACGGTGATGGGGCCTCCCGGTAACCAAGGACCGAAAGGAGATGCAGGATTACCCGGAGTCAATGGCCAGCCG GGACTGCCTGGCCTAAAAGGAGACAAGGGCCACTCAGGAATCCCG GGTTTACCAGGTCCGAGAGGAATTCAAGGGCTTACAGGAGAAAAAGGTGAAACAGGATCTCCCGGTTTACCTGGGCTTCAAGGATTTGCAG GAGTTCCAGGGAGCAAAGGACACCAAGGTTTGCCTGGACTACCCGGTGAAAAAGGTGAAAGAGGTGATACAGGATTTCGCGGAGAAAACGGGATTCCAGGGCCAGAGGGCAGACCTGGCCAGACTGGTCCTCCG GGAATTCCAGGATTGATAGGAAAGAACGGTTTCCCAGGGTTACCCGGACAGAAGGGAGATCATGGAGAGCCAGGGCGGATTGGGAGCCCCGGCCCCCCTGGACTTCCAGGGATGACAGGTCCAGCCGGTCCGAAAGGGCATCCTGGATTGCCAGGTCTGCAAGGACGGCCAGGGGAGAGAGGAATGCCCGGCTATCCGGGTGAGAAAGGATCCAAAGGACACCAAGGCCTTCCGGGAATCACGGGTCCAACAGGCCCTCCAGGATCAAGAGGGTACCCG GGCGAACAAGGCCAAGCGGGGAAACCAGGTCAGGACGGACTCTCGGGTGCACAAGGATTTCCAGGCACTCCTGGCCTGAAAGGGGAAAAAGGAGTGGCAGGTAATCCTGGATTACCTGGATTAAAAGGAGATTTGGGATATCAAGGGCTGCCTGGTGCTCCAGGTAACCCAGGAACTGCAGGTCTACCAGGACTCCAG GGTGCTCCTGGACTACAAGGGCCTTCTGGTCTCCCTGGTGAACGAGGACTTCCGGGGGAAACAGGACTTCCAGGCATAGCTGGACTTCCG GGGCCAAAAGGACACCAAGGACTCCCGGGAACCCAAGGTATAAAAGGCGACAAAGGAGATTTAGGTCTTACAGGGGAAAAAGGTCACAAAGGCCTCATAGGACCTCAAGGTTTGCCCGGCTCACAG GGTTTACGCGGGGAGAAAGGTGATACTGGTCAACCGGGCCTGCCTGGCAAACCAGGAGAGAGAGGAGACCAAGGACCTAGAG GTCACCCAGGCAAGAATGGTGAACAAGGAGCCCTAGGACCACAGGGATTGCCTGGTCAGCCAGGTCTGGAGGGACGGCGTGGATTACCCGGACCCCCTGGAACTCCTGGACCACCTGGTCCTGTCGGAGAGCCTGGTATTTGTGATATGGGGGCACTGGTATCTTACATTACTCAAGGACAGACAAAG GGCCCTGCAAGTCCTCCTGACTACAATGATGACTCGCCTTACACGGACTATGATGGTGAAAAAGTGCAGAACACTATTGCATGGATTAAGAATTCCTCACCTGctcagaaaaaacaaaaaatgagagacGGCACCAAAGAAGCTCCTGCACTTACATGCAAAGAACTAGCCCGGCTACatccaaatttacaaaatg GCTTGTTCTGGATTGATCCAAACGGATGGGACACCGACGATTCAATTTTAGTCCTTTGTGATTTTCAAAAAGGCGCAACCTGTGTGATTCCATCACCAAATGAAACAGCCTCGATATCTCTGCTCCAAGGCGGCTCACAAAACTGGCTTGTGGATGCCATTGGTGGAACACAG ATGTCTTACAAGGTGGACAGAAAGCAGTTAGAAGCTTTGCAAAGTCTTTCATCTGAggcagctcaaaatattttcatctttgGAAATGCAAAGAATCACCAAATAAATAGGACAGAACAATTTTCAAAGCCTATTTCACTCCTGGGTTACAATGATGCTGTTATTTCACCCAAGAATAGTAAATTCTTACGATATCAAATTACAGAGAGCCAAGCACAG GTTGGTATTCCAAGTCAAATTGATATTCGATATTCAACCACAAGAACAGAACGTTTACCTGTGATGGACATGGAGTTGGGCGATTTGGTGACGTGGTCCGAAAAAGTTGTCGTCAAATTTGGGCCAGCATGTTTCCACTGA